The Mesorhizobium sp. B1-1-8 genome contains a region encoding:
- a CDS encoding S9 family peptidase, with translation MTRPSFPTASPPQPEKHPIFDTHHGFTRTDDYAWMRADNWQAMFRDPSLLDSRIRAHLEAENAYQATLMADTTGLRSKLFAEMKGRIKEDDSTVPMRDGPYAYGSSFRLGGEQPRYFRTPRDGGADEILLDGDAEAEGKPYFRLGGVDHSADHKKLLWAFDDKGSEFYTLRVRDLASGGELADEIASTGGGGVWNAGDDGFFYTRLDDNHRPSKVFFHALGDGAENDRLIYEETDPGFFMDVGGTRSNEWIMIGINDHETSEYRLLRADEPFAEPKLVAMRETGLQYDIEEGGDIFFILTNADGAKDFKIMTAPVENPVRANWQELVPHEPGRLILSVLGFKHHLVRLERKDGLPRIVVRDRASGQEHFISFDEEAFSLGLSGSYEYDTETMRFTYSSMTTPAQVFDYNMRTRERVLLKTQEVPSGHDPEHYVTRRLMAPAADGELVPISLMHHRDTQLDGSAPCLLYGYGSYGITVPAAFNTNCLSLVDRGFVYAIAHIRGGKDKGYGWYDDGKRARKMNTFTDFIACARHLVSERYTSHDRIVAQGGSAGGMLMGAVANMAPESFGGIVAEVPFVDVLTTMLDASLPLTPPEWPEWGNPVASADDYNTIRAYSPYDNVAALAYPPILALAGLTDPRVTYWEPAKWVARLRDRKAGDNPVLFKINMESGHAGASGRFSRLEEIAYIYAYALKVTGKA, from the coding sequence ATGACCAGACCTTCCTTCCCGACCGCCAGCCCGCCGCAGCCCGAGAAGCACCCGATCTTCGATACGCATCACGGCTTCACCCGCACCGACGACTATGCCTGGATGCGGGCTGATAACTGGCAGGCGATGTTCAGGGATCCTTCCCTGCTCGACAGCCGCATCCGCGCCCATCTCGAAGCCGAGAACGCCTATCAGGCGACGCTGATGGCCGACACGACCGGACTCAGAAGCAAGCTATTCGCTGAGATGAAGGGGCGCATCAAGGAGGACGACTCCACCGTGCCGATGAGGGACGGTCCCTACGCCTATGGCTCGTCCTTCCGCCTGGGCGGCGAGCAGCCGCGCTATTTCCGCACGCCGCGCGACGGCGGGGCGGACGAGATCCTGCTCGACGGCGACGCGGAGGCCGAAGGCAAACCCTATTTCCGGCTCGGCGGCGTCGATCATTCGGCCGACCACAAAAAGCTGCTCTGGGCTTTCGACGACAAGGGGTCGGAATTCTACACGCTGCGCGTCCGCGACCTCGCCAGCGGCGGCGAGCTTGCGGACGAGATTGCAAGCACCGGCGGCGGCGGTGTGTGGAACGCCGGCGACGACGGTTTCTTCTACACCCGCCTCGACGACAACCACCGTCCCTCGAAAGTATTCTTCCACGCGCTCGGCGACGGCGCGGAGAACGACCGGCTGATCTATGAGGAGACCGATCCGGGTTTCTTCATGGATGTCGGCGGCACCCGCTCCAACGAGTGGATCATGATCGGCATCAACGATCACGAGACTTCCGAATACCGGTTGCTGCGGGCGGACGAGCCATTCGCCGAACCGAAGCTGGTGGCGATGCGCGAAACCGGCCTGCAATACGATATCGAGGAAGGCGGCGATATCTTCTTCATCCTCACCAATGCCGATGGGGCCAAGGACTTCAAGATCATGACGGCGCCGGTCGAAAATCCGGTGCGCGCCAACTGGCAGGAACTTGTGCCCCACGAGCCCGGCCGGCTGATCCTGTCGGTCCTCGGCTTCAAGCACCATCTGGTCAGGCTGGAGCGCAAGGACGGCCTGCCGCGCATCGTCGTGCGCGACCGCGCAAGCGGCCAGGAGCATTTCATCTCCTTCGACGAGGAGGCGTTCTCCCTCGGTCTCTCCGGCTCCTACGAATACGACACCGAGACGATGCGCTTTACCTATTCGTCGATGACGACGCCGGCGCAAGTCTTCGACTACAACATGCGCACCCGCGAGCGCGTGCTTCTGAAGACGCAGGAAGTGCCCTCCGGCCACGATCCCGAGCACTATGTCACGCGCCGGCTGATGGCGCCCGCCGCCGACGGCGAACTGGTGCCGATCTCGCTGATGCATCATCGCGACACGCAGCTCGACGGCTCGGCGCCTTGCCTGCTCTATGGCTACGGATCTTACGGCATTACAGTTCCCGCCGCCTTCAACACCAACTGCCTGTCGCTGGTCGACCGCGGCTTCGTCTATGCCATCGCCCATATCCGCGGCGGCAAGGACAAGGGCTATGGCTGGTATGACGATGGCAAGCGGGCGCGAAAGATGAACACGTTTACCGATTTCATCGCTTGCGCACGCCACCTGGTGTCCGAGCGCTACACAAGCCACGACCGCATCGTCGCGCAAGGCGGCTCTGCAGGGGGCATGCTGATGGGCGCGGTCGCCAACATGGCGCCTGAGAGTTTTGGCGGCATCGTCGCCGAGGTACCGTTCGTCGACGTGCTGACCACCATGCTCGACGCCAGCCTGCCGCTGACGCCGCCGGAATGGCCGGAATGGGGCAATCCGGTCGCCTCGGCCGACGATTACAACACGATCCGAGCGTATTCGCCCTATGACAATGTCGCAGCGCTCGCCTATCCGCCGATCCTGGCGTTGGCAGGGCTTACCGATCCGCGCGTCACCTATTGGGAGCCGGCGAAATGGGTGGCGCGGCTGCGCGACCGCAAGGCCGGCGACAATCCGGTGCTGTTCAAGATCAACATGGAGTCCGGCCATGCCGGCGCCTCCGGCCGATTCTCCAGGCTGGAGGAGATCGCCTATATCTACGCCTATGCCCTGAAAGTGACGGGCAAGGCCTGA
- a CDS encoding SET domain-containing protein translates to MLLVDVYLDKSPIQGIGVFAKHRIAKGTLVWKLDPRFDRRIPVETYESQTGPVKSYLDRYAYPDRRDPNFIVFEADDARYMNHADDPNCDVSSSEEAYALRDIAPGEEMTCNYNHFFENGFDFLGDRHP, encoded by the coding sequence ATGCTGCTCGTCGACGTCTATCTCGACAAATCGCCGATCCAGGGTATCGGCGTCTTCGCGAAGCACCGCATCGCCAAGGGCACGCTGGTCTGGAAGCTCGACCCACGGTTCGACCGGCGCATTCCCGTCGAGACCTATGAAAGCCAGACCGGTCCGGTGAAGTCGTACCTCGACCGCTATGCCTATCCGGACCGGCGCGATCCCAACTTCATCGTTTTCGAGGCCGATGACGCGCGCTATATGAACCACGCCGACGACCCGAACTGCGACGTCTCTTCCTCCGAGGAGGCCTATGCATTGCGCGACATTGCGCCGGGCGAGGAAATGACCTGCAACTACAACCATTTCTTCGAAAATGGCTTCGATTTCCTCGGTGACCGCCACCCGTAA
- a CDS encoding AMP-binding protein — protein sequence MPSIDLVSEIARGEHRTALVFADGRTLFYAELNRLTLQFASRLGQAEKQLVAVSAESSEHAVVAYLASLRAGHAVAMLPPCDERLWDDFVAAFEPDFTYRPTDGRWRLVKGTRSAGNAEPLHPDLALLLMTSGSSGAAKAVRLSYDNLNANAHSIANYLELSSADRAALVLPLHYSYGLSVLNSHLIAGGSVLFPGVSVMSGDFPGTIADAGCTNLSGVPYSYELLERARFRAADLKALRMMTVAGGQLSPDLIRLYRDHMLARGGRFFVMYGQTEATARIAFVPPESLSDREERIGLPIPGGSLILIDDEGKAIWQPGTPGELVYRGPNVMMGYGARRCDLARGAELKALNTGDIAIRDDQGFFRIVGRKSRFAKIAGLRIGFDIMEQALNRAGVAAAVLGDDRGLYVFVTDAGATARAHSILAEASRLPANLIFVTARASLPRLDSGKIDYACLDQERLKRPTETRSEAGGVLEAYGRVFYPITVGRNDSFVSLGGDSLRYLQLIMELERLGVDLPDGWEHLRIAELGGRRGLMPGKRNEASGFPTDLVLRVMAILLVVVHHETLWPIPGGSGVMMLLVGFSLARFQSTHFLSGRLQLALRPVIDVLIPYVLIVAAYAVAWQAMPWASITLTGNFGYAEPERHEMIPYLYWFIEAYTQTVLVFSFIFLVPAMRRLARLHSFAVSVGLLGFAVAARLVIPLLVDIGNRQIFAIYWVFHLAAFGWCAGFADNAARRLALTGVAAVVLGYLAFWDSVRFGTTIKYLLVFAALLALLYVPRIRLPAMVGRGVVLIAASAFPIYLFHRFVPELLMAPLVDTLPAPVFHVLAIAGGIGVGIIAGKALAGVRTLRGRFGIGRQPELRSA from the coding sequence ATGCCCTCCATTGACCTTGTGTCCGAAATCGCCCGCGGCGAGCATCGCACCGCGCTTGTCTTTGCCGACGGGCGGACGCTCTTTTATGCGGAGCTCAACCGCCTGACGCTGCAGTTCGCCTCGCGGCTGGGACAAGCGGAAAAGCAGCTCGTGGCCGTCTCAGCCGAATCGTCCGAGCATGCGGTCGTCGCTTATCTCGCGTCTCTGCGGGCCGGGCATGCGGTGGCCATGCTGCCGCCTTGCGATGAGAGGCTATGGGACGACTTTGTTGCGGCCTTCGAGCCAGATTTCACGTACCGCCCAACCGATGGCCGCTGGCGTCTCGTCAAGGGAACTCGGTCGGCAGGAAACGCAGAGCCACTCCATCCCGATCTCGCACTGCTGCTCATGACCTCAGGTAGCTCGGGCGCTGCCAAGGCGGTGCGGCTTTCCTACGACAATCTCAATGCCAATGCGCATTCGATTGCAAACTATCTCGAACTCTCCTCGGCCGACCGGGCGGCGTTGGTCCTGCCGCTACACTATTCCTACGGGCTGTCGGTTCTCAATTCGCATCTGATTGCCGGCGGCAGCGTCCTGTTTCCCGGTGTCTCGGTCATGAGCGGCGATTTCCCGGGGACAATCGCCGATGCCGGCTGCACGAATCTTTCCGGCGTGCCGTATTCCTACGAACTCCTCGAGCGGGCGCGCTTCCGTGCCGCCGATCTGAAGGCGCTGCGCATGATGACGGTGGCCGGCGGACAGCTCAGCCCCGACCTCATCCGCCTTTATCGGGACCACATGCTCGCCAGGGGTGGCCGCTTCTTCGTCATGTATGGCCAGACCGAGGCTACGGCGCGCATCGCCTTCGTTCCACCGGAAAGCCTTTCTGACAGGGAGGAGCGGATCGGCCTGCCCATCCCCGGGGGCAGTCTGATCCTCATCGATGATGAAGGAAAGGCGATCTGGCAGCCGGGCACGCCTGGTGAACTCGTCTATCGCGGCCCGAACGTGATGATGGGTTACGGCGCGCGGCGCTGCGACCTCGCGCGAGGTGCCGAACTCAAGGCGCTCAATACCGGCGACATCGCGATACGCGACGACCAGGGTTTCTTCCGCATCGTCGGGCGCAAGAGCCGCTTCGCCAAGATTGCAGGTCTCAGGATCGGCTTCGATATTATGGAGCAGGCGCTGAACCGGGCAGGCGTCGCCGCCGCGGTGCTGGGGGACGATCGCGGGTTGTATGTCTTCGTGACCGATGCTGGCGCAACGGCAAGGGCGCATAGCATCCTCGCCGAGGCCAGCCGCCTCCCGGCCAATCTGATTTTCGTTACGGCGCGCGCGAGCTTGCCCAGGCTGGACTCGGGCAAGATCGACTATGCATGCCTGGACCAGGAGAGGCTGAAGAGGCCGACCGAGACCCGATCTGAGGCGGGTGGCGTGCTCGAAGCTTATGGTCGCGTCTTCTATCCGATCACAGTTGGCCGCAACGACAGCTTCGTCTCGCTCGGCGGGGATTCCCTCCGCTATCTGCAACTGATCATGGAGTTAGAGCGGCTTGGCGTGGACCTGCCGGACGGCTGGGAGCACCTGAGGATCGCCGAACTTGGGGGCCGCCGTGGGCTGATGCCCGGCAAGCGCAATGAGGCCAGCGGATTCCCAACCGACTTGGTGCTGAGGGTAATGGCCATCCTGCTGGTGGTGGTACATCACGAGACGCTGTGGCCCATCCCCGGCGGATCGGGCGTAATGATGCTGCTCGTCGGCTTCAGTCTGGCACGCTTCCAGTCAACCCATTTCCTGAGCGGTCGGCTCCAACTAGCGCTGAGGCCTGTGATCGACGTCCTGATTCCCTATGTCCTCATCGTGGCCGCCTACGCGGTCGCCTGGCAGGCTATGCCTTGGGCTTCGATAACGCTTACCGGCAATTTCGGCTACGCCGAGCCCGAACGCCACGAGATGATTCCCTATCTTTACTGGTTCATCGAGGCCTATACGCAGACCGTTCTCGTCTTTTCTTTCATCTTCCTGGTGCCTGCCATGCGCAGGCTCGCACGGTTGCACAGCTTCGCCGTCTCCGTCGGCCTACTCGGGTTTGCCGTCGCTGCGCGCCTTGTGATCCCGCTGCTCGTCGACATCGGCAATCGCCAGATCTTTGCGATTTACTGGGTCTTTCACCTCGCCGCCTTCGGTTGGTGTGCGGGTTTTGCCGACAACGCTGCAAGAAGACTTGCTTTGACTGGGGTTGCCGCTGTGGTGCTGGGCTATCTCGCCTTCTGGGACTCGGTCCGGTTCGGGACCACGATCAAATATTTGTTGGTCTTCGCCGCGCTCCTTGCCCTTCTTTATGTGCCGCGCATTCGCCTTCCGGCGATGGTCGGGCGGGGAGTGGTGCTGATCGCAGCCTCGGCGTTTCCGATTTATCTGTTTCACCGCTTCGTTCCGGAGCTGTTGATGGCACCGCTCGTGGACACGCTACCGGCGCCGGTCTTTCATGTGCTGGCGATTGCCGGCGGGATCGGTGTGGGCATCATCGCCGGCAAGGCTCTGGCAGGCGTCCGTACCCTGCGTGGCAGATTTGGTATTGGGCGCCAGCCGGAATTGCGCTCTGCCTAG
- a CDS encoding cytochrome c: MSWLGKLVGVVIVLGGAGAAAGWVVSAPVRLDAATVAQLGPGDPARGKRIFYAGGCTSCHAKPGSQGDARLQLTGGLELKTPFGTFVPPNISQDPKDGIGAWSEEDFANAMLKGVSPSGEHFYPAFPYASYTRMKPADIADLYAFMKTLPPIAGKAPGHRLGFPFNIRRGIGLWKRLYLSPEPVIALPEGTPANVLAGRYLVEGPGHCGECHTPRDFAGGVKKAEWLAGAVAAEGKGVVPNITPGGARINGWSEADIVNYLETGFTPDFDSVGGAMVDVQRNIAQLTADDRAAIAAYLKAVPPHPNGYPARKPAS; this comes from the coding sequence ATGTCCTGGCTGGGCAAGCTCGTCGGCGTCGTCATCGTGCTGGGCGGCGCCGGCGCAGCTGCCGGCTGGGTCGTGTCGGCCCCGGTCCGGCTTGATGCTGCGACCGTCGCGCAACTCGGCCCTGGCGACCCCGCCAGGGGCAAGCGCATCTTTTACGCCGGCGGCTGCACGTCGTGTCACGCCAAACCGGGATCACAGGGCGATGCCCGCTTGCAACTGACCGGCGGCCTGGAGCTCAAGACGCCGTTCGGCACTTTCGTGCCGCCCAACATCTCGCAGGACCCAAAGGACGGCATCGGCGCCTGGAGCGAAGAAGATTTCGCCAACGCCATGCTGAAGGGGGTCTCACCCTCCGGCGAGCACTTTTATCCGGCCTTTCCCTATGCCTCCTACACGCGCATGAAGCCGGCCGATATCGCCGACCTCTACGCCTTCATGAAGACATTGCCCCCGATCGCCGGCAAGGCGCCCGGCCACAGGCTCGGCTTCCCCTTCAACATTCGCCGCGGCATCGGCTTGTGGAAGCGGCTCTATCTCAGCCCCGAACCGGTGATCGCGCTGCCTGAAGGCACGCCGGCCAACGTGCTCGCCGGCCGCTATCTGGTCGAGGGGCCGGGCCACTGCGGCGAATGCCACACGCCGCGCGATTTCGCCGGCGGCGTCAAGAAGGCCGAGTGGCTGGCGGGCGCCGTGGCCGCCGAAGGCAAAGGCGTCGTGCCCAACATCACGCCCGGCGGGGCTCGCATCAACGGCTGGTCCGAGGCAGACATCGTCAACTATCTCGAAACCGGCTTCACGCCCGATTTCGATTCCGTCGGCGGCGCCATGGTCGACGTGCAGCGCAACATCGCCCAGCTGACGGCCGACGACCGCGCCGCGATCGCTGCCTATCTCAAGGCCGTCCCGCCGCATCCCAACGGGTATCCGGCGCGCAAGCCGGCAAGCTGA
- a CDS encoding c-type cytochrome, which translates to MRKLVIAISMLAFAGTMAAADPLQDRQALMKERGKLAGQVSKIVKGDEPFDAAAVLTTLQALQANAEKFDAETLFPAGTDQGKTTASPKIWEDMAGFKAAGDKYLADVRAAVAAPPADVDALKTQLNTIGGDCGTCHQTYRIKKS; encoded by the coding sequence ATGAGAAAGCTTGTCATCGCCATCTCTATGCTCGCCTTTGCCGGTACGATGGCGGCAGCCGATCCGCTACAGGATCGCCAGGCCCTGATGAAGGAACGCGGCAAGCTCGCCGGCCAGGTGTCGAAAATCGTCAAGGGCGACGAGCCTTTCGACGCCGCCGCGGTGCTGACGACCCTGCAGGCGCTGCAGGCAAATGCCGAGAAGTTCGATGCCGAGACGCTGTTCCCGGCCGGCACCGACCAGGGCAAAACGACGGCCTCGCCCAAGATCTGGGAAGACATGGCCGGCTTTAAGGCGGCCGGAGACAAGTACCTCGCCGACGTCAGGGCCGCGGTCGCGGCCCCTCCGGCCGATGTCGACGCATTGAAGACGCAGCTCAACACGATCGGCGGCGACTGCGGCACCTGTCATCAGACCTACAGGATCAAGAAGAGCTGA
- a CDS encoding superoxide dismutase yields MAFELPALPYDYEALQPYMSKETLEYHHDKHHKAYVDNGNKLAAEAGMGDLSVEEVVKQSFGKNAGLFNNAGQHYNHIHFWQWMKKGGGGNKLPGVLQKAVDSDLGGYDKFKADFIAAGTTQFGSGWAWLSVKDGKLAISKTPNGENPLVHGGAPILGVDVWEHSYYIDYRNARPKYLEAFVDSLINWDHVLEMYEKASA; encoded by the coding sequence ATGGCTTTCGAGTTGCCCGCTTTGCCTTACGACTACGAGGCGCTGCAGCCTTACATGTCGAAGGAAACGCTGGAATACCACCACGACAAGCACCACAAGGCCTATGTCGACAACGGCAACAAGCTCGCCGCGGAGGCTGGAATGGGCGACCTGTCGGTCGAAGAGGTCGTGAAGCAGTCCTTCGGCAAGAATGCCGGGCTCTTCAACAACGCTGGCCAGCACTACAACCATATCCACTTCTGGCAGTGGATGAAGAAGGGCGGCGGCGGCAACAAGCTGCCAGGCGTGCTGCAGAAGGCCGTAGACAGCGATCTTGGCGGCTACGACAAGTTCAAGGCGGACTTCATCGCCGCCGGCACCACCCAGTTCGGCTCCGGCTGGGCCTGGCTCTCGGTCAAGGATGGCAAGCTGGCAATCTCCAAGACCCCGAATGGCGAGAACCCGCTGGTCCATGGCGGCGCGCCGATCCTCGGCGTCGACGTGTGGGAGCACTCCTATTACATCGACTACCGCAACGCGCGGCCGAAATATCTCGAAGCCTTCGTCGACAGCCTCATCAACTGGGACCATGTCCTCGAAATGTACGAAAAGGCCAGCGCATGA
- a CDS encoding branched-chain amino acid aminotransferase, with product MTLAAAAQSATWTYVDGDWYEGNVAILGPRSHAMWLGTSVFDGARWFEGVAPDLDRHAARVNASAIALGLKPSMTTDKIVGLTWDGLKKFDGQTAVYIRPMYWAEHGGYMGVPADPASTRFCLCLYESPMISPSGFSITVSPFRRPTIETMPTNAKAGCLYPNNGRAILEAKMRGFDNALVLDMLGNVAETGTSNIFLVKDGHVLTPAPNGTFLSGITRSRTINLLGDYGFKTTEKALSIRDFLEADEIFSTGNHSKVVPITRIEDRNLQPGPVAKKARELYWDWAHSTSAA from the coding sequence ATGACACTGGCGGCTGCGGCGCAATCCGCGACATGGACCTATGTGGACGGCGACTGGTACGAGGGCAATGTCGCCATCCTCGGACCGCGCAGCCATGCGATGTGGCTGGGCACCAGCGTCTTTGACGGCGCCCGCTGGTTCGAAGGCGTCGCGCCCGACCTCGACCGCCACGCCGCGCGCGTCAACGCCTCGGCGATCGCGCTCGGGCTGAAGCCGTCCATGACCACCGACAAGATCGTCGGCCTGACCTGGGATGGTCTGAAGAAATTCGACGGCCAGACCGCCGTCTACATCAGGCCGATGTACTGGGCCGAGCATGGCGGCTACATGGGCGTGCCGGCCGACCCGGCCTCGACCCGCTTCTGCCTCTGCCTCTATGAATCGCCGATGATCTCGCCTTCCGGCTTCTCGATCACCGTCTCGCCATTCCGGCGGCCGACCATCGAGACCATGCCGACCAACGCCAAGGCGGGCTGCCTCTATCCCAACAATGGCCGCGCCATCCTCGAGGCCAAGATGCGCGGCTTCGACAATGCGCTGGTGCTCGACATGCTGGGCAATGTCGCCGAGACCGGCACCTCCAACATTTTCCTGGTCAAGGACGGCCATGTGCTGACGCCGGCGCCGAACGGCACGTTCCTGTCCGGCATCACTCGCTCGCGCACCATCAATTTGCTCGGCGATTACGGCTTCAAGACCACGGAGAAGGCGTTGTCGATCCGCGATTTCCTCGAAGCCGACGAGATCTTCTCGACCGGAAACCATTCCAAGGTCGTGCCGATCACCCGCATCGAGGACCGTAACCTGCAGCCCGGGCCGGTGGCCAAGAAGGCGCGCGAACTCTATTGGGATTGGGCGCATTCGACTTCCGCCGCCTGA
- a CDS encoding haloacid dehalogenase type II, whose translation MHHAAYVFDAYGTLFDVHAAVRRHAGEIGPDGQLLSDIWRAKQLEYSWVRTLMGAYADFWQLTEQALDFAFSKVPSADPTLKATLLEAYWRLDCYPEVPAVLKALKASGAKLAILSNGSPAMLDAAVKSAALDQILDDIFSVDQVKRFKTEPSVYDMVVTSWRLYPGAVSFQSSNRWDIAGAAKFGFRTVWINRTNQPDEYRDFAPGLILPSLEGLLAGA comes from the coding sequence ATGCACCACGCGGCCTATGTCTTCGACGCCTATGGCACGTTGTTCGACGTGCATGCCGCCGTGCGCCGCCATGCCGGCGAGATCGGCCCGGACGGCCAGCTGCTCTCCGACATCTGGCGCGCCAAGCAGCTCGAATATTCCTGGGTCAGGACGCTGATGGGCGCCTATGCCGATTTCTGGCAGTTGACCGAGCAGGCGCTGGATTTCGCCTTCAGCAAAGTGCCTTCGGCCGACCCCACGCTGAAGGCCACGCTGCTGGAGGCCTATTGGCGGCTGGACTGCTACCCGGAAGTGCCGGCGGTGTTGAAGGCGCTCAAGGCATCGGGGGCAAAGCTCGCGATCCTCTCCAACGGCTCTCCGGCAATGCTGGACGCGGCGGTCAAATCGGCCGCGCTCGACCAGATCCTCGACGACATCTTTTCGGTCGATCAGGTCAAGCGCTTCAAGACCGAGCCGTCGGTCTATGACATGGTGGTCACTTCCTGGCGGCTCTATCCGGGCGCGGTGTCGTTCCAGTCCTCCAATCGCTGGGACATTGCGGGTGCGGCCAAATTCGGATTCCGCACCGTCTGGATCAACCGGACCAACCAGCCGGACGAATACCGGGATTTCGCGCCGGGGTTGATTCTGCCCTCGCTCGAGGGCCTGCTGGCCGGCGCCTGA
- a CDS encoding L,D-transpeptidase, whose amino-acid sequence MSTDETESFRLSRRAFLNFTALGAASVAVSACATTGPGPVQPPPPAYVEPPLGDYETIYGAMSDNGFELPAIPVNKIDHRYLRQIVPDPTGQRPGTIVVDTTNHFLYLVREGGQAIRYGVGLGRAGFEWSGDAVVQWKQKWPKWTPPDEMIARQPELKPYSADNGGMPGGLKNPLGARALYLFQGNQDTLYRLHGSPEWWSIGKSVSSGCVRLINQDIIDLYDRVPNKTPVVVTADIGAPVADMPERKAIPIDNGVPTGSILLGPVKRLGDAIF is encoded by the coding sequence ATGTCCACCGACGAGACCGAATCTTTCCGCCTCAGCCGCCGGGCCTTCCTCAATTTCACCGCCCTTGGCGCCGCCTCAGTCGCGGTTTCCGCCTGCGCCACCACCGGTCCAGGTCCCGTCCAGCCGCCACCGCCGGCCTATGTGGAGCCCCCGCTCGGCGACTATGAGACGATATATGGGGCGATGTCCGACAACGGCTTCGAGCTGCCCGCCATCCCGGTCAACAAGATCGACCACAGGTATCTGCGCCAGATCGTTCCCGATCCGACCGGGCAGCGCCCTGGCACCATCGTCGTCGATACCACCAACCACTTCCTCTATCTGGTGCGCGAAGGCGGCCAGGCGATCCGCTACGGCGTCGGTCTCGGCCGCGCCGGCTTCGAATGGTCCGGCGATGCGGTCGTGCAGTGGAAGCAGAAGTGGCCGAAATGGACGCCGCCGGACGAGATGATCGCCCGCCAGCCGGAGTTGAAGCCCTACAGCGCCGACAATGGCGGCATGCCGGGCGGGCTGAAGAACCCGCTCGGCGCACGCGCGCTCTATCTCTTCCAGGGCAATCAGGACACGCTCTACCGCCTGCACGGCTCGCCGGAATGGTGGTCGATCGGCAAGTCGGTTTCGTCGGGCTGCGTGCGGCTGATCAACCAGGACATTATCGATCTCTATGACCGCGTGCCGAACAAGACCCCTGTCGTGGTGACCGCCGACATCGGCGCGCCGGTGGCCGACATGCCGGAGCGCAAGGCCATCCCGATCGATAACGGCGTGCCGACCGGCTCGATCCTGCTCGGCCCGGTCAAACGGCTCGGCGACGCGATCTTCTGA
- a CDS encoding sulfite exporter TauE/SafE family protein codes for MTGTLFAAVGSGGLVGFTLGLVGGGGSILATPLLLYVVGVAQPHLAIGTGSLAVAANAFANFGGHALKGHVWWRCALVFAALGSVGALAGSTLGMSIDGTRLLFFFGLLMMVVGALMVRPRLSMSTAVRPADAKMCAMTAAVAVVAGMASGFFGIGGGFLIVPGLILATGMPTINAIGTSLLAVTAFGLATTFNYALSGMVDWNLAAEFIIGGVGGGLIGMLAATRLASYKNALNRIFAALVFVVAGYVLYRSVGDLAGGTLSVAAGRH; via the coding sequence ATGACCGGTACATTGTTTGCCGCCGTCGGCTCTGGCGGCCTGGTCGGCTTTACTCTTGGTTTGGTAGGCGGCGGCGGATCGATCCTTGCTACGCCGCTCTTGCTCTATGTTGTCGGCGTTGCCCAACCACACCTTGCCATCGGCACAGGCTCGCTTGCAGTGGCCGCCAACGCATTTGCGAATTTCGGGGGCCACGCCCTGAAGGGCCACGTCTGGTGGCGCTGCGCGCTTGTCTTCGCGGCACTGGGCTCCGTTGGTGCCCTGGCCGGATCGACGCTGGGAATGTCGATTGATGGAACGCGTCTGCTTTTCTTCTTCGGCCTGCTCATGATGGTGGTTGGTGCATTGATGGTTCGTCCGCGGCTAAGCATGTCGACGGCTGTCCGGCCCGCCGATGCCAAAATGTGTGCGATGACGGCCGCGGTCGCCGTTGTTGCCGGCATGGCCTCCGGCTTCTTCGGCATTGGCGGTGGCTTCCTCATCGTTCCCGGGCTGATCCTTGCCACGGGAATGCCGACGATCAATGCGATCGGCACGTCCTTGCTCGCCGTCACGGCCTTCGGCCTCGCGACTACCTTCAACTATGCTCTGTCGGGAATGGTTGACTGGAATTTGGCTGCCGAATTCATCATCGGTGGTGTTGGCGGTGGCTTGATCGGCATGTTGGCGGCGACGCGCTTAGCGTCCTACAAGAATGCGCTCAACCGAATTTTTGCCGCACTCGTCTTTGTCGTCGCGGGCTATGTCCTCTACAGGAGCGTTGGCGACCTTGCAGGCGGAACTCTCTCTGTTGCAGCCGGACGTCACTAA
- a CDS encoding DUF6691 family protein: MKHTQLRVLVAFAAGTIFGLGLALSGMLDPARVQGFLDGFGAWDPTLAFVLGGAVTVATGGVAWIQRMSRPLLADRFYLPENSRIDAPLVIGSAIFGLGWGLGGFCPGPAIASLSLGLTPTLVFVASMLAGMFAHDRLLVGRTS, encoded by the coding sequence ATGAAACACACCCAATTACGAGTTTTGGTCGCCTTCGCAGCGGGCACCATATTTGGCCTTGGTCTGGCACTGTCGGGGATGCTTGATCCTGCCCGGGTTCAGGGATTTCTCGACGGTTTCGGCGCCTGGGATCCGACTCTGGCGTTCGTGCTGGGCGGTGCCGTTACAGTTGCAACGGGAGGCGTGGCCTGGATCCAACGGATGTCGCGACCACTGCTGGCGGATAGATTCTATCTGCCAGAGAACTCGCGGATTGACGCCCCTTTGGTCATCGGCTCGGCAATCTTTGGCCTTGGATGGGGCCTAGGCGGGTTTTGCCCTGGCCCGGCGATCGCTTCGTTGTCGCTTGGCCTAACGCCAACGCTCGTCTTCGTAGCCTCTATGCTGGCGGGGATGTTTGCCCATGACCGCCTTCTTGTCGGGAGAACATCATGA